The Bacteroidia bacterium genomic interval GAGGCCGCTGCAAAAGTAGCGATCGAATCGGTGTCCAATTATCAAACAGAATCCCTTGAAAAGGTGATTTTTGTCTGTTTTGATCAAGAAAATTTCGATATATACCATAACTTATTAAAATGAAACTCTTGCCTTCCGGAATTGAGTCCAAATTTGTCCAGGTAAAAGACCTGAATCTCCACTATCTGGAAGCAGGCGAAGGAGAAGTCCTTCTACTGTTACATGGATGGCCAACCTCTTCCTGGTTGTATCGGGATCTTATGCCGAAACTGTCGGAGAATAATCGAGTTATTGCCCTGGATCTTCCCGGTTTTGGTTTGTCAGATAAAAGGATAGAAGATTCCTTTAGTTTCAATTACTATCTCAGGCATATTGATGGATTTCTTGAAGCGCTCTCTATTGACAAAATCAGCCTTACGGTTCATGATTTAGGCGGACCAATCGGGATGCTTTGGGCAGTTAGAAATCAGGAGCGACTGCAAAAGTTGGTCCTGCTCAATACCCTGGTATTTCCGGAAATGTCCTGGATGGTCAAGCTATTTGGCTTGGCAACGGTCATGCCTTTGGTCAATACCTGGCTAGCAGGACCTGCAGGGATTCGATTTTCAATGCGCTTTGGGGTGCAGCAGAAAGAAAAATTAACGCCTGAAGTTCTGAAGCCTTATCAGGAACCATTTGTAGATCGGAAGGATCGAAAAGTTTTATTGAAAGCGATTCAGCGGATGAGCCCAAAAGGATTCAAAGAGATTGCTCAAAAACTTCCCGAACTCAAACATCCAGTCCGATTGATCTATGGAGAAAATGATCGTATTCTGCCAGATGTAGCTCAAACTATGGCTCGGGTGAAAGAAATTCTCCCTCAATCGGAAATGAGTTCTATCCCAAATTGTGGACACTTTCTACAAGAAGAAGTGGCTGAAGAGATTGCCGATGAGATGCTGAAATTTATGAAAGCCTAAGATGAAAAGGGTGATGATCATCGGTTCGGGAGGAGCAGGAAAAAGTACGTTGGCCATGAAAATGGAAGAAATTACGAGACTTCCTTTAACCCATTTGGATAAAGTCTTTTGGCAATCCAATTGGCAAGAGCCTGATAAGAAGTGGTGGAGTAAAAAAGTGGAGGAATTAGCAGAGAAAGAAAGTTGGATACTGGATGGGAACTATGGAGGAACGATGGATATCCGATTGGAACGGGCAGATACCGTGATTTTTATGGATTATCCCTCCTGGCTCAAGGTTTGGCGGGTACTTAAGCGATTTTGGATGCATAGGAATAAAAATCGACCCGATATGCCCGATGATTGCCCGGAGCAAATTGACTGGCCATTTGTCCAATACG includes:
- a CDS encoding alpha/beta fold hydrolase; the encoded protein is MKLLPSGIESKFVQVKDLNLHYLEAGEGEVLLLLHGWPTSSWLYRDLMPKLSENNRVIALDLPGFGLSDKRIEDSFSFNYYLRHIDGFLEALSIDKISLTVHDLGGPIGMLWAVRNQERLQKLVLLNTLVFPEMSWMVKLFGLATVMPLVNTWLAGPAGIRFSMRFGVQQKEKLTPEVLKPYQEPFVDRKDRKVLLKAIQRMSPKGFKEIAQKLPELKHPVRLIYGENDRILPDVAQTMARVKEILPQSEMSSIPNCGHFLQEEVAEEIADEMLKFMKA
- a CDS encoding DNA topology modulation protein, with the translated sequence MKRVMIIGSGGAGKSTLAMKMEEITRLPLTHLDKVFWQSNWQEPDKKWWSKKVEELAEKESWILDGNYGGTMDIRLERADTVIFMDYPSWLKVWRVLKRFWMHRNKNRPDMPDDCPEQIDWPFVQYVANYNKSRKPGIMKKLANLRADQKAIILRNDKDTQAFIHSLTEVYAKS